A window of the Oscillospiraceae bacterium NTUH-002-81 genome harbors these coding sequences:
- a CDS encoding deoxyuridine 5'-triphosphate nucleotidohydrolase, whose product MKQTIRIKYFTDKIDKLAYIGGKSDWIDLRAAERVELKKGEFKLIPLGVALALPKGYEAHVVPRSSTFKTYGVIQANSMGIIDNSYCGPNDQWKFPALAVRDTVIEVNDRICQFRIMENQPELVFEEDSLEGNADRGGYGTTGRQ is encoded by the coding sequence ATGAAACAGACCATCAGGATAAAATATTTCACCGACAAGATTGACAAGCTTGCCTATATCGGCGGAAAATCCGACTGGATCGACCTGCGTGCGGCAGAGCGGGTGGAATTGAAAAAAGGCGAATTCAAGCTGATCCCCCTTGGTGTGGCGCTGGCGCTGCCCAAGGGCTATGAGGCCCATGTGGTGCCTCGAAGCAGTACCTTCAAGACTTACGGTGTGATCCAGGCCAATTCCATGGGGATTATAGATAACTCCTACTGTGGCCCCAATGATCAGTGGAAGTTCCCGGCGCTGGCAGTACGGGATACGGTGATCGAGGTAAATGACCGGATCTGCCAGTTCCGCATTATGGAGAATCAGCCGGAACTGGTCTTTGAGGAGGACAGCCTGGAAGGAAATGCAGACCGGGGCGGCTACGGCACCACCGGGCGGCAGTAA
- a CDS encoding gamma carbonic anhydrase family protein, with the protein MKEPKLHESVFIADGAKVLGDVVMGEDSSVWYNAVIRADNARVTIGKQTNIQDGAIIHVDPDSPVNIGDGVVVGHGAIIHACTVGDHSPSGHGSHHPQ; encoded by the coding sequence ATGAAAGAACCAAAGCTTCATGAGAGTGTTTTTATCGCGGACGGCGCGAAAGTGCTGGGCGATGTGGTGATGGGGGAGGATTCCTCGGTGTGGTACAATGCGGTGATCCGGGCGGATAATGCGCGGGTGACCATTGGAAAACAGACGAATATCCAGGACGGGGCGATCATTCATGTGGATCCGGACAGTCCGGTGAACATCGGAGATGGCGTGGTGGTGGGCCATGGAGCCATCATCCATGCATGCACGGTGGGAGATCATTCCCCTAGTGGGCATGGGAGCCATCATCCTCAATGA
- a CDS encoding DUF1893 domain-containing protein, producing MNTIENAKNELKTKELTFVAMGVNSTWEEADYHTGLLLNKLREDKNSLSGTVAAAHRIGRADALLLCYGGIRELFAEIISIPATEALRASGIKVTYEELVDVILPNRAPEAAALEQKCLDIRSAFQAYEFFDQLLPREEAAGKVCPCQAEETAEA from the coding sequence ATGAACACCATCGAAAATGCAAAAAATGAGCTCAAAACCAAAGAACTGACCTTCGTCGCCATGGGGGTGAATTCCACCTGGGAAGAAGCCGATTACCACACCGGCCTGCTGCTGAACAAGCTGCGCGAAGACAAAAACAGCCTGTCCGGCACCGTTGCAGCCGCCCACCGCATCGGCCGCGCCGACGCACTGCTTCTTTGTTACGGAGGTATCCGGGAACTCTTTGCAGAAATCATAAGTATTCCTGCCACAGAAGCTCTGCGGGCCAGCGGCATTAAGGTCACTTATGAAGAGCTGGTGGATGTCATCCTGCCCAACCGCGCACCGGAAGCTGCTGCCCTGGAACAGAAATGTCTGGACATCCGCTCCGCATTCCAGGCCTATGAATTCTTCGATCAACTGCTGCCAAGAGAAGAGGCTGCCGGGAAGGTCTGTCCCTGCCAGGCGGAGGAAACTGCTGAAGCGTAA
- a CDS encoding WXG100 family type VII secretion target, with translation MAQITVTMSQLKTQAEQLESLNEQFKSQVAELEALEQQLGTMWEGEAHTAFHNAFSSDKVQMDNFYNTIRVYVQALLANADKYSQAEIASYNLAAERTYR, from the coding sequence ATGGCACAGATCACAGTAACCATGTCACAGTTAAAGACACAGGCGGAACAGCTGGAGAGTTTGAATGAGCAGTTCAAATCACAGGTGGCGGAGCTGGAAGCACTGGAACAGCAGCTTGGCACCATGTGGGAGGGCGAGGCACACACAGCTTTTCACAATGCATTTTCCAGTGATAAGGTACAGATGGATAATTTTTACAATACCATTCGCGTCTATGTGCAGGCGCTTCTGGCAAATGCGGATAAGTACAGTCAGGCAGAGATCGCAAGTTATAATCTGGCAGCAGAGAGAACATATCGGTAG
- a CDS encoding transposase has translation MKELAANTVGVNNSIFDVELNSLLTLYKSLVDEIKTLESEINRLVDEVHPHYMSIPGIGPISAAIIYAEYGDISNFSSPNQMLAFAGIEPSVHESGTEAYNGKMVKHGSSQLRYVLINCCLPLIRFDVTFATYYARKRSENKPHRVAITHVAKKLVRVIYALESQDIDFDPKKLR, from the coding sequence TTGAAAGAACTTGCCGCTAATACAGTCGGTGTAAACAACTCTATCTTCGATGTAGAACTTAATAGTCTGCTGACCTTATACAAGTCCCTTGTAGATGAAATCAAAACATTAGAAAGCGAAATCAACAGACTGGTAGATGAAGTGCATCCACACTATATGTCCATTCCAGGTATCGGTCCTATATCCGCTGCTATCATTTACGCTGAATATGGTGATATTTCAAACTTCTCCAGTCCTAACCAGATGCTTGCTTTTGCCGGAATAGAACCCAGCGTACATGAGTCAGGAACTGAAGCATATAATGGCAAGATGGTAAAACACGGTTCCTCACAGCTACGATATGTGCTTATCAACTGCTGTCTGCCGTTGATACGGTTTGATGTGACATTTGCTACATACTATGCCAGAAAACGTTCAGAGAACAAGCCTCACCGGGTTGCTATCACTCATGTAGCTAAGAAGCTTGTCAGAGTCATCTATGCATTGGAGAGTCAAGATATCGACTTTGACCCAAAGAAACTTCGATGA
- a CDS encoding EsaB/YukD family protein, with product MILVNVYVPAVEHTYDFRLNESFAPGVIVNELCEMVEQKEQLSPGNGRERLMLFDASLQRMLPFDRSLRESGVVDGHLLILV from the coding sequence ATGATTCTGGTGAACGTATATGTGCCTGCGGTGGAGCATACGTATGATTTTCGATTGAATGAAAGCTTTGCACCGGGGGTGATCGTCAATGAATTGTGTGAAATGGTGGAACAGAAGGAACAGCTGTCCCCGGGAAACGGCAGGGAGAGGCTGATGCTGTTTGATGCGTCTCTGCAAAGAATGCTGCCATTTGACCGGTCGCTCCGGGAAAGTGGCGTAGTGGATGGACATTTGCTGATTCTGGTTTGA
- a CDS encoding WXG100 family type VII secretion target, which produces MDGLLRVVPEELVAASNEFSTKAGTVGNLTSEMMNLVVSLSGGWEGEGSTAYIGKFKNLEEDIQKIVRMIQEHSSDLNEMANRYKGGEAEVVELAQSLPGDVIV; this is translated from the coding sequence ATGGATGGATTATTAAGAGTAGTACCGGAAGAGTTAGTTGCAGCGTCAAATGAATTTTCAACAAAGGCAGGAACCGTGGGAAATTTAACTTCTGAGATGATGAATCTGGTTGTCAGCTTGTCGGGCGGCTGGGAAGGCGAGGGTTCTACCGCCTATATTGGGAAGTTCAAAAATCTGGAAGAGGATATTCAGAAAATTGTGCGGATGATCCAGGAGCATTCTTCTGATCTGAATGAAATGGCAAACCGCTATAAGGGTGGCGAGGCAGAAGTGGTGGAGCTGGCCCAGTCTTTACCCGGGGATGTGATTGTCTAA
- a CDS encoding PHP domain-containing protein, translating to MKEWKGFCDLHVHTTNSDGKYTPYELARLCMDKGIQTIAFTDHNVMLTKKEMNALREKFPEMHLIDGSEISAAHQLLSGKMKEIHILGLFFKTNG from the coding sequence ATGAAAGAATGGAAAGGGTTTTGTGATCTACATGTACACACCACAAATTCAGACGGGAAGTACACACCGTATGAATTAGCAAGACTATGCATGGATAAGGGGATTCAGACTATTGCTTTTACGGATCACAACGTGATGTTGACGAAGAAGGAAATGAATGCGTTGCGAGAAAAATTCCCCGAGATGCATTTGATTGATGGTTCCGAAATTTCTGCAGCACACCAGTTGCTTTCAGGAAAAATGAAAGAAATCCATATCCTTGGATTATTTTTTAAAACCAACGGATAG
- a CDS encoding Mbeg1-like protein, whose translation MGSAADSRKTQIAAMLNMFEYLDYHMGEPGTDLRTLVSEAEQYFASNPSQADGSKETMLRILKDAIDHVDGLGDLRLAMSDHGGAIEADAFFSDSKNQEAYVVYRGTGDGKWLDNGRGMTEELTKSQQAASTFCDRFVQNCGIDEDADLTVTGHSKGGNNAQAATLNADNRRYIDRCISFDGQGMSNAAVERYQRMPGYEEQRQKMYAVNGENDVVNELGNEVIPKENTTYIETNTGISDILETHMLEYLFHREDGSYGYTLNEETDQKSLGEYAHRLSALLMNMPEEIRAHCAMTLMQLLELSEEMKIGYDGDHASYADISGFIKIGIPTIIYSLVDTPEGREAMADILRDMLVSYEAENCAVKTVALVTASVLLIPVIFPVTVTITAVALAGVAFVMDICASLEALRAKMEELRGYVQQCMEMLQQYWNHAGDLIQHVVSGRPIIKNVDFSVDTGSLYASASGLYDMQQSMQHAVDRLGQIRRTLPMQGVSASALKVYLAFSMSSVNQTSGAVSRLGQALEQTARAYARYEKEIAAHAALYE comes from the coding sequence ATGGGAAGTGCGGCAGATTCCAGAAAAACACAGATCGCAGCGATGCTGAACATGTTTGAGTATCTGGATTATCATATGGGCGAACCGGGAACAGATCTGCGGACGCTGGTCAGTGAGGCCGAGCAGTATTTTGCCAGCAATCCATCCCAGGCGGACGGGAGCAAGGAAACCATGCTTCGGATCTTGAAAGATGCCATTGATCATGTGGATGGTCTGGGGGATCTTCGACTGGCGATGTCAGACCATGGTGGCGCGATCGAGGCGGATGCCTTTTTCAGTGACAGCAAAAATCAGGAGGCCTATGTGGTGTACCGGGGAACTGGCGATGGAAAGTGGCTGGATAATGGAAGAGGCATGACAGAGGAACTGACAAAGTCTCAGCAGGCGGCCAGCACATTCTGCGACCGGTTTGTTCAGAACTGTGGGATCGACGAAGATGCAGATCTCACGGTCACAGGACATTCCAAAGGGGGAAACAATGCCCAGGCTGCGACGCTGAATGCGGACAACCGAAGATATATTGACCGATGTATTTCCTTTGACGGACAGGGCATGTCCAATGCGGCGGTGGAACGGTATCAAAGAATGCCGGGGTATGAAGAGCAGCGGCAGAAAATGTATGCGGTCAACGGGGAAAATGATGTGGTCAATGAATTGGGAAATGAGGTCATTCCAAAAGAAAATACGACTTACATAGAAACGAATACCGGGATTTCGGATATACTGGAAACCCATATGCTGGAATATCTTTTTCACAGAGAGGACGGAAGCTACGGGTATACGCTGAATGAGGAGACCGATCAGAAAAGCCTGGGAGAATATGCACACCGTCTGTCGGCACTTCTGATGAATATGCCGGAGGAAATACGGGCACACTGTGCCATGACGCTGATGCAGCTTCTGGAGCTGAGCGAGGAAATGAAAATAGGATATGACGGCGACCATGCTTCCTATGCAGATATTTCCGGCTTTATCAAAATCGGGATTCCAACGATTATTTACAGTCTGGTGGACACCCCGGAAGGGAGAGAGGCCATGGCAGATATTCTGCGGGATATGCTGGTTTCCTACGAGGCTGAAAACTGTGCAGTGAAAACCGTGGCGCTGGTAACCGCTTCTGTTTTGTTAATTCCGGTGATTTTTCCGGTAACCGTGACAATCACGGCGGTTGCTTTGGCGGGTGTTGCCTTTGTTATGGATATCTGTGCTTCATTGGAGGCATTGAGAGCAAAGATGGAAGAGCTTCGGGGATATGTGCAGCAGTGTATGGAGATGCTTCAGCAATACTGGAATCATGCCGGTGATCTGATCCAGCATGTGGTTTCCGGCCGTCCCATCATCAAAAACGTAGACTTTTCTGTGGATACAGGAAGTCTGTATGCTAGCGCTTCCGGGCTGTACGATATGCAGCAATCCATGCAGCATGCGGTGGACAGACTTGGTCAGATCCGGCGGACGCTGCCCATGCAGGGTGTCTCAGCAAGTGCGCTGAAAGTATACCTTGCTTTTTCAATGAGCAGTGTCAATCAGACTTCAGGAGCGGTCAGTCGTCTGGGGCAGGCGCTGGAGCAGACGGCCAGGGCTTATGCACGGTATGAAAAAGAGATTGCAGCACATGCTGCATTATATGAATAA
- a CDS encoding IS110 family transposase, translated as MTMYFVGIDISKYKHDCCIISAANQKVVSKFTFKNDKSGFEQLNLILNSLSTPEDIKIGFESTAHYALNLELFLENANHSFMEINPVLIKDFKKSQTLRRTKTDSIDCELIARWLMTVEYKPHSKGFYHAYSLKSLTRLRDRLVRQRSFYLVKITNVLDHTFPEFKPFFHERLSKTALYLLENYGSAEKIARMNSASYEKLRSISRGKFSPPAVYSLERTCR; from the coding sequence ATGACCATGTACTTTGTTGGAATCGATATTTCCAAGTACAAGCACGACTGTTGCATCATATCAGCAGCCAACCAGAAAGTTGTTTCAAAGTTTACTTTCAAAAATGATAAGTCCGGTTTTGAACAACTAAATCTTATCTTAAATTCACTCTCCACTCCTGAGGATATAAAAATAGGGTTTGAATCAACTGCCCATTATGCCCTCAATCTTGAACTCTTCCTTGAAAATGCCAACCACAGCTTCATGGAAATTAATCCAGTTTTAATCAAGGATTTCAAGAAGTCTCAGACTCTCCGACGCACCAAAACCGATTCTATCGACTGCGAGTTAATAGCCCGTTGGTTAATGACTGTTGAATACAAACCCCATTCAAAAGGATTTTACCACGCTTATTCCTTAAAGTCATTAACTCGTTTACGGGACAGGCTGGTTCGCCAGCGTTCTTTTTATCTTGTTAAAATTACAAACGTTCTTGACCACACCTTTCCAGAGTTCAAACCGTTCTTCCATGAGCGTTTATCTAAAACTGCCTTATACCTCCTTGAAAACTACGGCTCCGCTGAAAAGATAGCAAGAATGAATTCCGCATCCTATGAGAAACTTCGATCCATTTCCAGAGGAAAATTTTCTCCCCCAGCAGTTTATTCGCTTGAAAGAACTTGCCGCTAA